One Falco cherrug isolate bFalChe1 chromosome 11, bFalChe1.pri, whole genome shotgun sequence DNA window includes the following coding sequences:
- the NCL gene encoding nucleolin, producing MVKIAKTPKNQIKQKKMAPPPKKVEESEEEESSELEESSGEEVIPQKKQQKAAVTPAKKAATPAKKVATPAKKAVTPAKKAVATPAKKAVATPAKKAAILTKGAKNGKNAKKEESEEEDEDDEEDDEEEEEEDEEDSDEEEEPPMPVKPAAKKPAAVPAKKPAVVPVKQESEEEDEDEDEDDDDEEDDESEDDEAMDTTPVQVKKLTPAKAAPVKAKADSEDEEDEEDEDEDEEDEDEDEEDAEEESEDEKPVKEAPGKRKKEMANKSAPEAKKKKTDGPTSAFSLFVGNLVPTKEYEELKTGIKDFFGKKNIEVLDVRIGASKRFGYVDFSSAEDLDKALQMNGKKLMGSEVKLEKAKSKETIKENKKERDARTLFVKNLPYRLTEDEIREVFENAQEIRIVMNKEGNSKGMAYVEFKSEAEANKALEEKQGTEIDGRAMVVDFTGEKSHQEHQKGGGERESKTLIVNNLSYAASEETLQELFKKASSIKMPQNNQGRPKGYAFVEFPTTEDAKEALNSYNNTEIEGRAIRLEFSSPAWQKGNMNARGGFNQQSKTLFVRGLSEDTTEETLKESFEGSISARIVTDRDTGSSKGFGFVDFSSPEDAKAAKEAMEDGEIDGNKVILDFAKPKGEFQRGGGFGGGFGGRGGRGGGRGGRGGFGGRGGGRGFGGRGGGFRGGRGGGGDHKPQGKKIKFE from the exons ATGGTGAAGATCGCCAAG ACTCCCAAGAATCagatcaaacagaaaaaaatggctcCTCCCCCCAAAAAGGTGGAGGAGAGCGAGGAAGAGGAGTCCTCggagctggaggaaagcagCGGGGAGGAG GTGATCCCtcagaagaaacaacaaaaagcagcagttacaCCAGCCAAGAAGGCTGCTACCCCTGCAAAGAAGGTCGCTACTCCTGCAAAAAAGGCAGTTACACCTGCCAAGAAGGCTGTGGCTACTCCGGCTAAAAAGGCTGTGGCTACTCCAGCTAAAAAGGCTGCCATCCTAACCAAAGGAGcgaaaaatggaaagaatgcCAAGAAGGAGGAGAGtgaggaggaagatgaagatgatgaggaagatgatgaggaggaggaggaagaagatgaagaagattCTG ATGAGGAAGAGGAACCACCAATGCCTGTGAAGCCTGCAgccaaaaaacctgcagcagtaCCAGCCAAAAAGCCTGCAGTTGTGCCAGTAAAACAAGAATCTGAAGAAGAGGACGAGGATGAAGATGAGGATGACGATGATGAGGAAGATGATG AGTCTGAAGATGATGAGGCCATGGACACAACCCCCGTTCAAGTGAAAAAACTTACTCCAGCAAAGGCTGCACCAGTGAAAGCCAAGGCAGACtctgaagatgaggaagatgaagaagatgaggatgaagatgaggaggatgaggatgaggatgaagaGGATGCCGAGGAGGAAAGTGAGGATGAAA AACCTGTCAAGGAAGCAcctggaaagaggaagaaagaaatggcCAATAAAAGTGCACCAGAggccaagaaaaagaaaacagacg GGCCGACTTCAGCTTTCTCCCTCTTCGTGGGAAATTTGGTCCCCACCAAGGAGTATGAAGAACTGAAGACTGGCATCAAAGACTTCTTTGGGAAGAAGAATATTGAAGTTTTAGATGTCAGAATCGGTGCCTCCAA GCGATTCGGCTATGTAGACTTTTCATCTGCTGAAGATCTGGATAAAGCTCTCCAAATGAATGGAAAGAAGTTAATGGGTTCCGAAGtcaaactggaaaaagcaaagagcaaggaaacaataaaagaaaataagaaag aGAGAGATGCTAGGACACTGTTTGTGAAGAATCTGCCCTATCGCTTAACTGAAGATGAAATAAGAGAGGTGTTTGAAAACGCACAAGAAATCAGAATAGTAATGAACAAGGAGGGGAACAGCAAAGG GATGGCCTATGTTGAATTTAAATCAGAAGCTGAGGCAAACAAAGCTCTGGAGGAGAAGCAGGGCACCGAGATTGATGGTCGTGCCATGGTCGTTGACTTCACTGGTGAGAAGAGTCATCAAGAACATCAGAAAG GAGGTGGAGAGAGGGAGTCAAAGACCCTAATTGTCAACAACCTCTCCTACGCTGCTTCAGAAGAGACTCTCCAGGAACTGTTTAAGAAAGCTTCTTCCATCAAGATGCCACAGAACAACCAGGGCAGGCCTAAAGG GTATGCATTTGTAGAATTTCCCACAACTGAGGATGCTAAAGAGGCATTGAATTCCTATAACAACACAGAGATTGAAGGCAGAGCAATCAGACTGGAATTTAGTTCACCAGCATGGCAGAAAGGGAACATGAATGCAAGAGGAGGGTTTAATC aacaaagcaaaacGTTGTTTGTCAGAGGCCTTTCTGAGGACACCACAGAGGAGACACTAAAAGAATCATTTGAAGGCTCTATAAGTGCTAGAATAGTCACAGATAGAGACACTGGATCATCTAAAGG GTTTGGATTTGTGGACTTCAGCTCCCCAGAAGATGCCAAAGCAGCTAAAGAAGCCATGGAGGATGGAGAGATAGATGGAAATAAAGTGATCCTTGACTTTGCCAAGCCAAAGGGTGAATTTCAACGTGGcggtggttttggtggtggaTTTGGTGGTCGTggtggcagaggaggaggccgaggaggaagaggtggatTTGGTGGCAGAGGTGGTGGCAGAGGATTTGGAG gTAGAGGAGGTGGCTTCcgaggaggcagaggaggaggtggagatCACAAGCCACAAGGGAAGAAGATAAAGTTTGAATAA